From a single Pseudomonas sp. A34-9 genomic region:
- a CDS encoding aspartate aminotransferase family protein: MSAEFDSTRSTRDYQASDAAHHIHAFVDQKALNEEGPRVMVSGDRLALWDNDGNRYLDGMSGLWCTNLGYGRKDLAAAATAQLEQLPYYNMFFHTTHPAVIELSELLFSLLPRHYSHAIYTNSGSEANEVLIRTVRKFWQVMGKPEKKIMIGRWNGYHGSTLAATALGGMKFMHEMGGTIPDVAHIDEPYWFAHEGNLSPEEFGLQAARQLEHKILELGADKVAAFVAEPFQGAGGMIIPPATYWPEIQRICRQYDVLLCADEVIGGFGRTGEWFAHQAFGFEPDTLSIAKGLTSGYIPMGGLILSRRMAEALVEKGGVFAHGLTYSGHPVAAAVAIANLKALRDEGVVTQVKTDTGPYLQNCLREVFGNHPLVGEIQGVGLVAALQFAEDKATRKRFANENDIAWRCRTIGFEEGLIIRSTLGRMIMAPALIANRAELDELIDKTRIAVDRTAREYGVL, from the coding sequence ATGTCCGCCGAATTCGATTCGACCCGCAGTACCCGCGATTACCAAGCCTCTGACGCCGCTCACCACATCCACGCGTTCGTTGATCAGAAGGCCCTCAACGAGGAAGGCCCGCGGGTGATGGTCAGCGGTGATCGGCTGGCGTTGTGGGACAACGATGGCAATCGTTACCTGGACGGCATGTCCGGCCTGTGGTGCACCAACCTCGGTTACGGACGCAAGGATCTCGCCGCTGCCGCGACCGCGCAGCTGGAACAACTGCCCTACTACAACATGTTCTTCCACACCACTCACCCGGCGGTAATCGAACTGTCCGAGCTGCTGTTCAGCCTGCTGCCCAGGCACTACAGCCACGCGATCTACACCAACTCCGGCTCTGAAGCCAACGAGGTGCTGATCCGCACCGTGCGCAAGTTCTGGCAAGTGATGGGCAAGCCCGAGAAGAAAATCATGATCGGCCGCTGGAACGGTTACCACGGCTCGACGCTGGCCGCGACGGCGCTGGGCGGTATGAAATTCATGCACGAAATGGGCGGCACCATTCCCGATGTGGCGCATATCGATGAACCGTACTGGTTCGCCCACGAAGGCAACCTCAGCCCGGAAGAATTTGGCCTGCAAGCGGCGCGGCAACTGGAACACAAGATTCTCGAACTGGGCGCCGACAAGGTCGCCGCGTTCGTCGCCGAACCGTTCCAGGGCGCGGGCGGCATGATCATTCCGCCGGCGACGTACTGGCCGGAAATTCAGCGCATCTGCCGTCAATACGATGTGTTGCTGTGTGCTGACGAGGTGATTGGCGGGTTCGGCCGCACCGGTGAATGGTTCGCGCATCAGGCGTTCGGTTTTGAACCCGACACGCTGTCGATCGCCAAGGGCCTGACCTCTGGTTACATCCCCATGGGTGGCCTGATTCTGTCGCGGCGCATGGCCGAGGCGCTGGTGGAAAAAGGTGGCGTGTTTGCCCACGGCCTGACGTATTCCGGGCACCCGGTGGCTGCCGCCGTGGCGATTGCCAACCTCAAGGCCTTGCGCGATGAGGGTGTGGTCACTCAGGTGAAAACCGACACCGGCCCGTACCTGCAAAACTGCCTGCGCGAAGTGTTTGGCAACCACCCGTTGGTGGGTGAGATTCAGGGTGTCGGGCTGGTGGCGGCGTTGCAGTTCGCTGAAGACAAGGCCACGCGCAAGCGTTTTGCCAACGAGAACGACATCGCCTGGCGCTGCCGCACGATCGGCTTTGAGGAGGGTTTGATCATTCGCTCGACGTTGGGCCGGATGATCATGGCCCCTGCCCTGATTGCCAACCGTGCGGAGCTTGATGAGCTGATCGACAAGACGCGGATTGCGGTGGATCGCACGGCGCGTGAGTACGGGGTGCTGTGA
- a CDS encoding TetR/AcrR family transcriptional regulator, whose protein sequence is MSGLRERQKEQRREVIAQAALELFISNGFGATTLEQIANAAAVSAPTVTNYFGGKQEILLALLKQPDEQAMRDARANLDDDSDPLEALCEFEGLMTDYQLHAMPASLWRELAPFLLTGEMAQALSPWNAAVIEETKALLTHFQAQGKVRESVDIDVAATLFNQYANMAFIRLATEVAPDREAHARHMRSVLGLICHGILSRVQKPNDQ, encoded by the coding sequence ATGAGCGGACTCAGAGAGCGGCAAAAGGAACAGCGCAGGGAAGTCATTGCGCAGGCGGCACTGGAGCTGTTTATCAGCAACGGCTTCGGCGCGACCACGCTCGAGCAGATCGCCAATGCAGCGGCGGTTTCCGCGCCGACGGTGACCAACTACTTCGGCGGCAAACAGGAGATTCTGCTGGCATTGCTCAAGCAACCGGACGAGCAGGCCATGCGCGACGCCCGCGCCAATCTTGATGACGACAGCGATCCGCTGGAGGCGCTGTGCGAGTTCGAAGGGCTGATGACCGACTACCAACTGCATGCCATGCCGGCTTCGCTGTGGCGCGAGTTGGCGCCGTTTCTGCTCACGGGGGAGATGGCGCAGGCGTTGAGCCCCTGGAACGCGGCGGTGATCGAAGAGACCAAAGCGCTGCTGACGCATTTTCAGGCGCAGGGCAAGGTGCGCGAGTCCGTCGATATCGACGTCGCAGCGACGTTGTTCAATCAGTACGCAAACATGGCGTTTATTCGACTGGCGACCGAAGTGGCGCCGGATCGAGAAGCGCATGCCCGGCATATGCGCAGTGTGCTGGGGCTGATCTGCCATGGAATTCTAAGCAGGGTGCAGAAGCCAAACGATCAGTGA
- a CDS encoding TonB-dependent siderophore receptor codes for MFAPITRSMTLTIGLCSAAFSADLLAETEAEKPSQPANTALQLAATNVSAQGLGSTTENTESYTTGAMSTATRLNLSIKETPQSVSVITRQQMDDFKLGTLSEAMRQTTGVVVQHLDSDRVSYSSRGYAINNFQIDGMLNTFDRMKSDSDTIIYDRIEVVRGATGLTTGAGDPSATINMVRKRPTAQWQALAGVSGGSYDNYYSYVDVGGPLAFDGRLRGRTVLAYRDNQSIKDKYALQREVGYGVLEADLTDSTVLAVGYDYQNKHVQGSSWGTVPYWNADGSKAGLGRSTNMATSWSSWPLQDKTAFATLDQQLAGGWRLKAAYTHRDSASDGKVYYGGAGFPEADRSGMLAYTSHMIGTQKMQAYDFNVSGPYALLGREHEMMFGYGEAERRSNSPYTIAGARPSDYGKIRDWKYMGDIAKFSDTITDLTGSKDNTRQKAGYIATRLSLTDELHAVLGSRYGSWEASSTSNRYDANRQLTEVDHTSQKQNDVWTPYAGLLYDLTPEYTAYVSYTDIFKPQGNRDKNRKYIDPVVGKNYEVGVKGSLLEERLNLSTALFWSKQDNVAELDNSVPADPVTREQFYKSGGKGNKVNGFEAEVSGEILQGWNMTAGYTYTHSVNGDSERTNTNQPMNLLRVSTAYRLPGEWQALTVGGAVNWQSDVYGTSSRPVGGDTEQARINQSAYTVVNLMSRYAFDRHLSASLNVNNLFDKKYYDNVGFYNGVYWGDPRTVTLSLDWKL; via the coding sequence ATGTTCGCGCCCATTACCCGTTCCATGACCCTCACCATAGGCCTGTGCAGCGCTGCATTCAGCGCCGATCTGCTAGCTGAAACCGAAGCTGAAAAACCGTCGCAGCCTGCTAACACAGCGCTTCAGCTGGCGGCGACCAACGTCAGCGCGCAAGGCCTGGGCAGCACCACCGAAAACACCGAGTCCTACACCACCGGCGCCATGAGCACAGCGACGCGGCTGAACCTGTCGATCAAGGAAACCCCGCAATCGGTGTCGGTGATCACCCGTCAGCAGATGGATGATTTCAAACTCGGTACATTGTCCGAGGCGATGCGCCAGACCACGGGCGTGGTGGTGCAGCATCTGGATTCGGATCGGGTCAGCTATTCGTCGCGCGGTTATGCGATCAACAACTTCCAGATCGACGGGATGCTCAACACCTTCGATCGCATGAAGTCCGATTCCGACACCATCATTTACGACCGTATCGAGGTGGTGCGCGGTGCCACGGGGCTGACCACGGGGGCCGGTGATCCCTCGGCGACCATCAACATGGTGCGCAAGCGTCCGACTGCGCAATGGCAGGCGCTGGCCGGGGTCAGTGGCGGCAGCTACGACAATTATTACAGCTACGTCGATGTCGGCGGGCCGCTGGCTTTCGACGGACGCTTGCGCGGGCGGACGGTGTTGGCCTATCGCGACAACCAGTCGATCAAAGACAAATACGCGCTGCAACGGGAAGTCGGTTATGGCGTGCTGGAAGCCGATCTGACCGACTCTACCGTGCTGGCGGTCGGTTACGACTATCAGAACAAACATGTGCAAGGCTCGTCCTGGGGCACTGTGCCCTACTGGAATGCCGATGGCAGCAAGGCCGGCCTGGGACGTTCGACCAACATGGCGACGTCGTGGAGTTCCTGGCCGCTGCAAGACAAAACCGCATTCGCCACCCTTGATCAGCAACTGGCCGGCGGCTGGCGTCTGAAAGCGGCGTACACCCACCGCGACAGCGCGAGCGACGGCAAGGTCTATTACGGCGGTGCCGGTTTCCCCGAGGCCGACCGTAGCGGCATGCTCGCTTACACCTCGCACATGATCGGCACGCAGAAAATGCAGGCGTATGACTTCAACGTCTCCGGCCCCTACGCGTTGCTGGGTCGTGAGCACGAAATGATGTTCGGCTACGGAGAAGCTGAGCGCCGTTCGAACTCGCCGTACACCATTGCCGGCGCACGACCGAGCGATTACGGGAAAATCCGCGACTGGAAATACATGGGCGATATCGCCAAATTCAGCGATACCATCACCGACCTCACCGGTTCCAAAGACAATACCCGACAAAAAGCCGGCTACATCGCCACGCGCCTGAGCCTGACCGATGAACTGCACGCGGTGCTGGGCAGTCGCTACGGCAGTTGGGAGGCGTCCAGCACCAGCAACCGTTACGACGCCAACCGGCAACTGACCGAGGTCGATCACACGAGCCAGAAACAGAACGACGTCTGGACCCCTTATGCCGGTCTGTTGTACGACCTGACCCCGGAATACACGGCGTACGTCAGTTACACCGACATCTTCAAACCCCAGGGCAACCGCGACAAGAACCGTAAATACATCGACCCCGTGGTCGGCAAAAACTATGAAGTGGGCGTCAAAGGCAGTTTGCTCGAGGAACGCCTGAACCTGTCCACGGCGCTGTTCTGGAGTAAACAGGACAATGTCGCCGAACTCGACAACTCGGTCCCGGCGGATCCGGTGACCCGCGAGCAGTTCTACAAATCCGGAGGCAAGGGCAACAAGGTCAACGGCTTTGAGGCTGAAGTGTCCGGCGAAATCCTGCAGGGCTGGAACATGACCGCCGGTTACACCTATACCCACTCGGTCAACGGCGACAGCGAGCGCACCAACACCAATCAGCCGATGAACCTGTTACGCGTCTCTACGGCGTACCGTTTGCCGGGCGAATGGCAGGCGCTGACCGTCGGCGGCGCGGTGAACTGGCAAAGCGATGTGTATGGCACGTCGAGCCGACCGGTTGGCGGCGACACAGAGCAGGCGCGCATCAACCAGAGCGCCTACACCGTGGTCAACCTGATGTCGCGCTACGCGTTCGATCGACACCTGTCGGCGTCGCTGAACGTCAACAACCTGTTCGACAAGAAGTATTACGACAACGTCGGCTTCTATAACGGCGTGTATTGGGGCGATCCGCGCACGGTGACGCTGAGTCTCGACTGGAAGCTCTGA
- a CDS encoding amidase: protein MIEVTEVSIAQLRAALESGQTTSVELVQAYLARIDAYDGADTATALNAVVVRNPEALDEARASDARRAKGETLSPLDGIPYTAKDSYLVKGLTAASGSPAFADLVAYRDAFTIERLRAAGAICLGKTNMPPMANGGMQRGVYGRAESPYNADYLTAPFASGSSNGAGTATAASFAAFGLAEETWSSGRGPASNNGLCAYTPSRGVISVRGNWPLTPTMDVVVPYARTMADLLEVLDIVVAEDPDTRGDLWRLQPWVPIPSVNEVRPAAYADLAADAKALAGKRFAVPRMFINADSEAGTSEAPGIGGPTGQRINTRASVIDLWQQARQALEAAGAEVIETDFPLVSNCEGDRPGAPTVFTRGLVSKEFLHHELWDLTAWAFDDFLQANGDPKLNRLVDVDGPKIFPHEPGTLPNREGDLVAGMDEYVRMAERGITPWNEIPTVPDGLRGLEQTRRIDLEDWMDTLGLDAVLFPTVADVGPADADVNPESADIAWSNGIWVANGNLAIRHLGVPTVTVPMGVMADIGMPVGLTFAGRAYDDSNLLRLAAAFESTGSKRQIPPRTPPLT, encoded by the coding sequence ATGATCGAAGTCACCGAAGTTTCCATTGCCCAACTGCGTGCCGCGCTTGAGTCCGGCCAGACCACTTCGGTCGAGCTGGTGCAGGCTTATCTGGCGCGTATCGATGCCTACGACGGCGCCGACACCGCTACAGCGCTGAATGCCGTAGTCGTGCGCAATCCTGAAGCGTTGGACGAGGCACGGGCCTCCGATGCCCGTCGCGCCAAAGGCGAAACCCTGAGCCCGCTCGATGGCATTCCTTACACCGCCAAAGACAGCTATCTGGTCAAGGGCCTGACCGCCGCGTCCGGCAGCCCGGCCTTCGCTGATCTGGTTGCCTATCGCGATGCCTTCACCATCGAACGCCTGCGCGCCGCCGGGGCGATCTGCCTGGGCAAGACCAACATGCCGCCGATGGCCAATGGCGGTATGCAACGCGGCGTCTACGGTCGCGCCGAAAGTCCTTACAACGCCGATTACCTGACCGCGCCGTTTGCCTCCGGCTCGTCGAACGGTGCCGGCACCGCCACCGCCGCCAGTTTCGCTGCATTCGGTCTGGCTGAAGAAACCTGGTCGAGCGGGCGTGGCCCGGCGTCGAACAATGGCCTGTGCGCCTACACCCCGTCGCGCGGGGTGATCTCGGTGCGCGGCAACTGGCCGTTGACCCCGACCATGGACGTGGTCGTGCCTTACGCGCGGACCATGGCTGACCTGCTTGAAGTCCTCGACATCGTCGTGGCCGAAGACCCGGACACCCGTGGCGACCTCTGGCGCCTGCAACCGTGGGTGCCGATCCCGAGCGTCAACGAAGTGCGCCCCGCCGCTTACGCCGATCTGGCCGCCGACGCCAAAGCGCTGGCCGGTAAACGTTTCGCCGTACCGCGCATGTTCATCAATGCCGACTCTGAAGCCGGCACCAGCGAAGCACCGGGCATCGGTGGCCCGACCGGGCAACGCATCAACACCCGCGCCTCGGTGATCGACCTGTGGCAGCAGGCGCGCCAGGCCCTCGAAGCCGCCGGTGCCGAAGTCATCGAAACCGATTTCCCGCTGGTCTCCAACTGCGAAGGCGATCGTCCCGGCGCGCCCACCGTGTTCACCCGTGGCCTGGTCTCGAAAGAGTTCCTCCACCATGAACTGTGGGACCTGACTGCGTGGGCGTTCGACGACTTCCTGCAAGCCAACGGCGACCCGAAACTCAATCGTCTGGTCGACGTCGACGGGCCGAAAATCTTCCCGCACGAACCGGGCACGCTGCCTAACCGTGAGGGCGATCTGGTGGCGGGGATGGACGAATACGTGCGCATGGCCGAGCGCGGCATCACGCCGTGGAATGAAATCCCGACTGTGCCTGACGGCTTGCGTGGCCTGGAACAGACCCGACGCATCGACCTCGAAGACTGGATGGACACACTCGGCCTCGACGCTGTGCTGTTCCCGACTGTTGCCGATGTCGGCCCGGCGGACGCCGATGTCAACCCTGAGTCGGCCGACATCGCCTGGAGCAACGGCATCTGGGTGGCCAACGGCAACCTCGCGATCCGCCACCTCGGCGTACCGACCGTGACCGTGCCGATGGGTGTGATGGCCGACATCGGCATGCCGGTCGGCCTGACCTTCGCCGGCCGCGCCTACGACGACTCGAACCTGCTGCGCCTGGCCGCCGCGTTTGAATCGACTGGCAGCAAACGCCAGATCCCGCCGCGTACGCCGCCGCTGACGTAA
- a CDS encoding response regulator transcription factor, whose product MDPVTVSRLLFVDDDVEILALLKKFFVQHAYEVDVAPHGEAMWAAIAQNRPDTIILDVMMPGESGLSLCQKVRAQLGIPIIMLTAMAELSDRIVGLELGADDYLTKPFAPQELLARVRALQRRAAEQRNPVEPSRPVIGFAGWHLDITCRELRSPENVMIPLSGGEFDLLVVFLDHPQRILTREQLIDLTHGHGHDAFDRSIDVQVSRLRRKIEPDSKRPDLIRTVRNGGYLFTAKVSR is encoded by the coding sequence ATGGATCCTGTGACTGTGAGCAGACTGCTGTTCGTCGACGACGACGTGGAAATCCTCGCGCTGCTGAAGAAGTTCTTCGTTCAGCACGCTTATGAAGTCGACGTGGCGCCGCACGGCGAGGCCATGTGGGCAGCGATCGCGCAGAACCGTCCGGACACGATCATTCTTGATGTGATGATGCCCGGCGAAAGCGGCCTGAGCCTGTGCCAGAAAGTGCGCGCGCAGTTGGGCATTCCGATCATCATGCTCACGGCCATGGCCGAGCTGAGCGATCGCATTGTCGGGCTGGAACTGGGTGCAGACGATTACCTGACCAAGCCGTTCGCCCCACAGGAACTGCTCGCACGCGTACGTGCCTTGCAGCGCCGCGCCGCTGAACAGCGCAATCCGGTCGAACCGTCGCGGCCGGTGATCGGTTTCGCCGGTTGGCATCTGGACATCACCTGTCGCGAACTGCGCTCACCGGAGAACGTGATGATTCCGCTGTCCGGTGGCGAGTTCGATTTGCTGGTGGTGTTCCTCGATCACCCGCAGCGCATTCTTACCCGCGAACAGTTGATCGACCTGACCCACGGCCACGGCCATGACGCCTTTGATCGCAGCATCGATGTGCAAGTCAGCCGCCTGCGCCGCAAGATTGAACCGGACAGCAAGCGCCCGGACCTGATTCGTACGGTGCGCAACGGCGGCTATCTGTTCACCGCCAAGGTCAGCCGCTGA
- a CDS encoding GNAT family N-acetyltransferase, which translates to MDSAEILVLQASYSNPTHAEAIGIVLNHYAEDPMGGGHSLDPDMLRRLPEELARRPYAFSVLAFVGGEPAGLVNCFEGFSTFACKPLVNIHDVAVVGKFRGLGLSQKMLQKVEEISRQRGCCKITLEVLEGNAVAQNAYSKFGFAPGMFDPNHGRMLFWIKNLQA; encoded by the coding sequence ATGGATTCCGCAGAGATTCTTGTGCTTCAAGCCAGTTACAGCAATCCAACGCACGCCGAGGCCATCGGTATCGTGCTCAATCATTACGCAGAAGACCCCATGGGCGGCGGTCATTCGCTCGACCCTGACATGTTGCGTCGACTGCCCGAAGAACTGGCCCGACGCCCGTATGCATTCAGCGTGTTGGCCTTTGTCGGGGGGGAACCGGCGGGGCTGGTGAACTGCTTTGAAGGGTTCTCCACGTTTGCCTGCAAGCCATTGGTCAACATCCACGACGTGGCGGTGGTGGGGAAGTTTCGCGGCCTCGGCCTGAGTCAGAAAATGCTGCAGAAAGTCGAGGAAATCTCTCGCCAGCGCGGCTGCTGCAAGATCACCCTCGAAGTGCTGGAAGGCAACGCCGTCGCGCAGAACGCCTACAGCAAGTTCGGCTTCGCGCCGGGGATGTTCGACCCGAATCACGGGCGCATGCTGTTCTGGATCAAGAATCTGCAGGCCTAG
- a CDS encoding DUF6124 family protein — translation MIKPTPNPPETDLTSPYESLDSKKLNDAADRALDHYLCPPGSTPPPRRTRRMYAVTADFKNEELLADAFETLASARTIANDFAHLMPASQRRTLLGIAQLIMLGELAVNRVLDNLQVPG, via the coding sequence ATGATCAAACCAACGCCAAACCCGCCCGAAACCGACCTCACCTCCCCCTACGAATCCCTCGATTCGAAAAAGCTCAACGACGCCGCCGACCGCGCCCTCGATCATTACCTCTGCCCGCCCGGGTCCACGCCACCTCCCCGTAGAACCCGCAGGATGTACGCCGTCACCGCGGACTTCAAAAATGAGGAGCTGCTGGCCGATGCCTTTGAAACCCTCGCCTCGGCAAGAACCATCGCCAATGACTTCGCCCATCTCATGCCTGCTTCGCAGCGTCGAACGCTGTTGGGCATTGCGCAACTGATCATGCTCGGGGAACTGGCGGTGAATCGGGTACTGGATAATTTGCAGGTGCCCGGTTGA
- the proP gene encoding glycine betaine/L-proline transporter ProP, translating into MKSRKNSVKPIGLKDITIVDDAKMRKAITAAALGNAMEWFDFGVYGFVAYVLGKVFFPGADPGTQMIAALATFSVPFLIRPLGGLFFGALGDKYGRQKVLAATIVIMSLSTFAIGLIPSYASIGIWAPILLLLAKMAQGFSVGGEYTGASIFVAEYAPDRKRGFLGSWLDFGSIAGFVLGAGVVVLISSTLGEAKFEEWGWRLPFFLALPLGMIGLYLRHALEETPAFQQHVEKLEQGDREGLAGGPKVSFKEVATKHWRSLMTCVGVVAVTNVTYYMLLTYMPSYLSHNLHYSENRGVLIIIAIMVGMLFVQPAIGFISDKIGRKPFIVVGSIGLFILAIPAFMLINSGKIGLIFAGLLMLAVLLNFFIGVMASTLPAMFPTHIRYSALAAAFNISVLIAGLTPTVVAWLVESTNDLYMPAYYLMVIAVVGLVTGVTMKETANKPLRGAAPAASDLEEAKELLQEHHDNIEQKIEDIDAEIAELEAKRKNLVQQHPRINE; encoded by the coding sequence ATGAAATCACGTAAAAACAGCGTCAAACCGATCGGCCTGAAAGACATCACCATCGTCGACGACGCCAAGATGCGCAAAGCCATTACGGCCGCCGCACTCGGCAATGCCATGGAATGGTTCGACTTCGGGGTCTACGGCTTTGTCGCCTATGTGCTCGGCAAGGTGTTTTTCCCGGGCGCCGATCCGGGCACGCAAATGATCGCCGCACTGGCGACGTTCTCGGTGCCGTTCCTGATTCGGCCGTTGGGTGGGCTGTTCTTCGGCGCACTGGGCGACAAGTACGGGCGGCAGAAAGTCCTCGCCGCGACCATCGTGATCATGTCGCTGAGCACCTTCGCCATCGGCCTGATTCCGTCTTATGCCTCGATTGGCATCTGGGCACCGATTCTGCTGTTATTGGCAAAAATGGCCCAAGGCTTCTCGGTGGGCGGCGAATACACCGGCGCGTCGATCTTCGTCGCCGAATATGCGCCGGACCGTAAACGCGGGTTTCTCGGCAGTTGGCTGGATTTCGGTTCGATTGCCGGTTTCGTTCTCGGTGCCGGCGTGGTGGTGTTGATTTCTTCGACGCTGGGTGAGGCGAAATTCGAAGAATGGGGCTGGCGCCTGCCGTTCTTCCTTGCCCTGCCGCTGGGCATGATCGGCCTCTACCTGCGCCACGCTCTGGAAGAAACCCCGGCGTTCCAGCAGCACGTCGAAAAACTCGAGCAAGGTGATCGCGAAGGCCTCGCCGGCGGACCGAAAGTCTCGTTCAAGGAAGTCGCGACCAAGCACTGGCGCAGCCTCATGACCTGCGTCGGCGTGGTGGCCGTGACTAACGTCACTTACTACATGCTGCTCACTTACATGCCGAGTTACCTGTCGCACAACCTGCACTACAGCGAAAACCGTGGCGTGCTGATCATCATCGCGATCATGGTGGGCATGTTGTTCGTGCAACCGGCCATTGGCTTCATCAGCGACAAGATCGGCCGCAAGCCCTTTATCGTCGTCGGCAGCATCGGTTTGTTCATTCTGGCGATTCCGGCGTTCATGCTGATCAACAGCGGCAAGATCGGCCTGATCTTCGCAGGCTTGCTGATGTTGGCCGTGCTGCTCAACTTTTTCATCGGCGTGATGGCCTCGACCTTGCCAGCAATGTTCCCCACGCACATCCGCTACAGCGCCCTGGCCGCGGCCTTCAACATTTCGGTGCTGATTGCCGGTTTGACCCCGACTGTCGTCGCCTGGTTGGTGGAAAGCACCAACGACCTGTACATGCCGGCTTATTACCTGATGGTCATTGCCGTGGTCGGCCTGGTTACTGGCGTGACCATGAAAGAAACCGCCAACAAACCACTGCGTGGCGCGGCACCGGCGGCTTCCGACCTGGAAGAAGCGAAAGAGTTGTTGCAGGAGCATCACGACAACATCGAGCAGAAGATCGAAGACATCGACGCTGAAATTGCTGAACTGGAAGCCAAACGCAAGAATCTGGTGCAGCAGCATCCGCGGATCAACGAATAA
- a CDS encoding OprD family porin, which translates to MIDRAPLRFTLLALLCSLNTTAHASGFFDDAKSDVLSRNFFLSNDYRSPSPSGKNYKQEWAQGLIGTFSSGFTSGTVGFGIDAHAFAGLKLDGGKGHSGTGLLPVDSDGRSENDYSSAGGALKLKASRTTLAFGEMTVETPVFDTSDKRLQPEYATGFLLNSAEFDHLNLVAGHFTAFKNQDSSSGKGDFYGYGANTEAGGISFLGADLFTDSPVGGALYASDLSDTWHQYYGNLHFKQSGLLLDANLYHTRDTGRALAGAIDNTAFSLSGKYAFGPHAVMLGWQRINGDTPFDFVGGDSIYLANSIKYADFNGANERSWQARYDLDLGAFGIPGLNFMTRYVSGSHIDGTHAPEGGAYNPFDPDSGRYQPQQGDGGKHWERDIDMKYVVQSGAAKDLSVQVSHVSHRANAAQAGDDIDRIYVVVQYPLSF; encoded by the coding sequence ATGATCGACCGCGCCCCCCTGCGTTTCACCCTCCTCGCGCTGCTCTGCAGTCTGAACACAACCGCCCACGCCAGCGGTTTTTTCGACGATGCCAAAAGCGACGTGCTCAGCCGCAACTTCTTTCTGAGCAATGACTATCGCTCGCCTTCACCCTCCGGCAAAAACTATAAACAAGAGTGGGCTCAAGGGCTTATCGGTACTTTCTCATCTGGATTCACATCCGGCACAGTCGGTTTCGGCATCGATGCCCACGCCTTCGCCGGGCTGAAACTGGACGGTGGCAAAGGGCATTCCGGGACCGGTCTGCTGCCAGTCGACAGCGACGGTCGCAGCGAAAACGACTATTCCAGCGCGGGCGGCGCGCTCAAGTTGAAAGCCTCGCGCACCACCCTCGCCTTCGGTGAAATGACCGTCGAAACCCCGGTGTTCGACACGTCCGACAAACGCTTGCAACCGGAGTACGCCACAGGCTTTCTGCTCAACAGCGCCGAGTTCGACCACCTCAATCTGGTGGCCGGGCATTTCACCGCGTTCAAGAACCAAGACAGCTCATCCGGCAAAGGCGATTTCTACGGCTATGGCGCCAATACCGAGGCCGGCGGGATCAGTTTTCTTGGCGCCGACCTGTTCACCGACAGTCCAGTGGGCGGCGCGTTGTATGCCTCGGATCTCAGCGACACTTGGCACCAGTACTACGGCAATCTGCATTTCAAACAATCGGGTTTATTGCTCGACGCCAACCTCTACCATACCCGCGACACCGGTCGAGCACTGGCAGGTGCCATCGATAACACCGCGTTCAGCCTGTCCGGAAAGTACGCCTTCGGCCCCCACGCGGTCATGCTCGGCTGGCAACGGATCAACGGCGACACGCCGTTCGACTTCGTCGGTGGCGACTCGATCTACCTCGCCAACTCGATCAAATACGCCGATTTCAACGGCGCCAACGAACGTTCCTGGCAAGCGCGCTACGACCTCGATCTCGGCGCCTTCGGCATTCCCGGTCTGAACTTCATGACTCGCTACGTCTCCGGCAGCCACATCGACGGCACCCACGCGCCAGAGGGCGGCGCCTACAACCCGTTCGATCCTGACAGTGGCCGTTACCAGCCACAGCAGGGCGACGGCGGCAAGCATTGGGAGCGCGATATCGATATGAAGTACGTCGTCCAGTCGGGCGCGGCAAAGGATCTGTCGGTGCAGGTATCGCATGTCTCGCACCGGGCCAATGCGGCGCAGGCCGGTGATGACATCGACCGGATCTACGTAGTCGTCCAGTACCCCTTGAGTTTCTGA
- a CDS encoding DUF6124 family protein yields MIKPTPNPPETDLTSPYESLDSKKLNDAADRALDHYLCPPGSTPPPRRTRRMYAVTADFKNEELLADAFETLASARTIANDFAHLMPASQRRTLLGIAQLIMLGELAVNRVLDNLQVPS; encoded by the coding sequence ATGATCAAACCAACGCCAAACCCGCCCGAAACCGACCTCACCTCCCCCTACGAATCCCTCGATTCGAAAAAGCTAAACGACGCCGCCGACCGCGCCCTCGATCACTACCTCTGCCCGCCCGGGTCGACGCCACCGCCCCGTAGAACCCGCAGGATGTACGCCGTTACCGCGGACTTCAAAAACGAGGAGCTGCTGGCCGATGCCTTTGAAACCCTCGCCTCGGCAAGAACCATCGCCAATGACTTCGCCCATCTCATGCCTGCTTCGCAGCGTCGAACGCTGTTGGGCATTGCGCAACTGATCATGCTCGGGGAACTGGCGGTGAATCGGGTACTGGATAATTTGCAGGTGCCGAGTTGA